The genomic DNA cttctaacaaaagaaactctcctctgcttaccagctaaacagtgatcacaagtgctcaagtgcatacctttaacgggcaaagactgctttctagcaagaatttgaatacctttctcactgatatgcccaagtctcctatgccatagctcgataggataatcctcaacaacattaacctgaccggagttgtgtctggcacgcagcctgtagagagtgtcggtcttctgaccccgtgccacaatcaacgaacccttggagagcttccatctcccattgctgaattcattactgtagccttcatcatcaagttgacccgtcgagattaggttaaggcgaatttctggaacatgcctcaccttcttcaaaaacaacttgcagccaagctcggtctctagacagacatcaccaataccgacaatcttgcatgactgtccatttcccattctcacataaccatagtccccggtagtgtaagatgagaagaaatcccgatgaggagtgacatgaaacgaggcacctgtatctgcaacccaggtagagtcctgacatgtgaaattcacataggcttcatcacaaatgatgtaggtctctccatcagatgccactgctgtagtaccttcttccttcttgctctcaccgttgccattctgatttttcttcagagctctacactcccttttgtagtgtccctcctttccacagtgatagcaagtgaccactttcctcgtcttcgactttgatctacccctcgatttgccacgtgagttactatgcttggaagagaaatttctgctttgacttctcccccgttgttcagtaaccaaagcttcagactgaatggaaatccccgagcctttccttctagtctcctcattaaataaactgtctgtcaccgtggccaacgatagcttcccgtttggcgcagaattgcttaatgcaaccacgagtgtgtcccaattatccggtagagtccctaaaagtagacaagcctgcaactcatcgggtaatattatctccaggttcgtcaactggttaataatatcctggaaattactcatgtgcgcagccatatcacctccatcctgaaaacgaagatgaacaagcttcttcacgaggaatgccttattttgcggtgtcttcctcgcatagagatttgtcaatttatcccacaaagcttttgcatttgtctcctgagcaacatgatgataaatactattgtctatccactgccgaatcaaaccaatagttttccgatttgtgcgttcccaagccttgtcatccttatctttgggtttcgcggaatccccttcaataggatcgtacaaatccctgcaaaatagaagatcctccatccgagacttccatatagagtagttggttgcattcaacttgaacatggatcctgtagactcctccatctcgaaaacaccgaaaaaaaactcaaacttctctaacccgaagctttgataccacttgttggggttagggatgtactcaaccaaacaataacgcagcaattaatcttcctcccctactggtgtaatcgagataggaactaatcaaatcaaccaacaagcagtaaagtaaaacaacaccaagaattttacgtggaaaaccccaatgtggggaaaaaccacgggaccaactccgaatcaacgatccactatgaagattatacaatgtctttcgtcaagggtaaacccttggatcaccaaactcaagagaaacactctcttggatcacccaaatactaaattcgtcacccacaccgggtggttcacaaaatcagctgaaacagcacctacagagctcgaatagaaattctgaccgttcagaagttagccccacgtgttgtgaagctgctgtcaaaatttcgtcccaatcggagttcgtttgatgtcccgatcgaggtttgatctccagctgcgcgctgcccctgttgagcagaATTCTCCTCTGCTCTTCCTCTGTTCTGCTGTCTGCTGTCTGTTTGCGGCTGCCCCTTTTCTGCTGTCTGCAGCTTCTTTCTTCTACAGCCTTCTCCTATATTCTTTTCTGCCGCtactgctatatatatatatatatatatatatatatatatgccgcCTAACAAATATAAACCCTAACTAAAATAggtcttgggcctattaaagcccgataaaagcccaatacaatttgagctcaacttcctccaaattggagggaagccCAACATAGACAATATGCAAATCATAATTATACGATACGtgcatatatgatatatatagtaCAGTGAATTACTGGCCAGAACTACGCGTGATGATGAGTCATCTGTGTACCTGTTGTTGAAGGGAGGTCACAAGGCTGCTAAGTTGCTTGGTAAGAGATTCGAGATCCTCACAGTCGTCGGCCATTTCCGGAGAGAGACGAAGAACCTTGAGGAGACTGTTTTagagactatatatatagtcacgATACAGTAACAGAAGGAtaaagggaagagagagaaaccaAGGTGGTACGTTGAGGTTCGGCATCTCTTTTCCCTAGCTTAGGTTCGGGTCTTATTAATCTACTATTggtagaattttattttttaatagactgattcaatttaaacttgaattagtcgggactTATTGGATTCTGAATATCGAATACTGTAGAccgagagagaaagagagagagagaggcgtGTATTGTGTGAATGCATGACTTGTAGCTGGGGAAAAGGTTTTAACTGGGGAGGTTACAGAGCTGAGCTCTCCTAATTGCGATTTGCATGCAATGGCGCAATCTTCTCCAAAGAAGACAAATTTAGGTTCCAATCCAATATGTGATGGCATTATGCAGTCAAGTGTTtcggtgcgtttggtttcagagttaaagtaattttgattttgattgtggaaaagaataaatgttgtatagtgtgttgagttaaagttaaagttaaaatttttaacttgggaaatgtatatttttgttgtgcagtgtgttgagttaaagttaaaacttttgtgattttaatccTGAAAACAAATAGGCCAAAAAGTTCGAGCGAAATTCTCTCAAATTCCTCGTAACAGACTAAATCTGTATAATTTACTTTAAACGTTATTTGCTAGGAATCTATCTAATTTACTCCAACTAAATCTCAAAATACGTGTAAAGTACTGGAAAAAAGTgcaatttacttaaaattaaatttttttaattacaattttaagtaatttacttgcgTACATGATGCAATCACTTTCAAAGTTTTTATACCATAGAGGTTTAGACCTTTGCCAGATTTGTATATTGATTCGATCACCGTATTATCATATGTGAGGGATTGACATTACTGAACTTTGAAAGCGGACATATATAGTAGCGTCTCGCAGGGGTCCGATCAATGGTAATTGAGTGGATTGACGTCATTTTAATCCTgttcatcatttttttccacttttttcttttttattaattagtatgaaaagtaaaatcattgattttttctttcggtagaaaaaaattattgatttagACCATTTATAATTCCTCGACACTTGCAAATCGGGGTATAGTGGTAGAGGGGTTGGGCTGGGACATTCATATTGATGGGGCCCATATACAAAATGATTAGTACGGGCAGGCTCCGACTCGGCCCAGTGGGCCAAAATTCTATACAGTAGTTCTTTCttctacttcttcttctttttttttagttaagaAACTTAACATAGTATTTGGTAACGAAGTTAAATTTGAGAAGATGAAGACaaaagaaattagaaaaaatatatgagagaatttaaaaaagaagataaaaagtaacgattgtattattgaattgaaaaaaaaattgaatttgaggaaaaatattaaataattaaaagaatttaatattacaaaattaattataataatagattaGAAAAAAGTACGTGAGAAAAAttgtagaaaaatattaaaaaataatgtttgtattgtttaattgagaaaaaagtaaagtaaagttaagttgagtaaaatcaaattttgttaCAGAACATAACAAACTCTCATTTATTTCCAGCTCTAATGAAGATGATAATAACTATTTAAGAATTGCTTAACGCCTATACAAACCGCATATATCTCAATGTTATttgtatataaaattatttaatcaatATGCAAATATATAATCCCTTAAAAATTGTAAATGTCAATGATTGTTGGCATCTTTGTTTTCTATGTCCATTATGGAACATAGTGAAATTGATAGGCACTATTGTAAAAACATAAACAAGCTGAAACAACATGTTACAATAGAGTTACGTATGATGGTCTGACGCTTGAAAGACGCATAATTCTGGAAAAGTCGAGTGTTCTTGAGATAAAGCAAATCCCGCATTGATTATGGTAATGCCACACTCATAAATGTTCTTTCCTCAAAATTTCAAGtcaatttattttgaaatttaatgtTTTCATGCTGCCGTCGAATTGATGTTTCTCCTTTATaataagggtaaattgcatcggtggttcaaaatatttcatgaaTATTTCAAGTTGGTTCAAAATGTCTTTTTGGTAACTTGATGGTACATGAAGTTTAAAAAccgtttcaatatggtacattCCGTCATCTTACCATTGATGCCGTTATActccaaactttttaaaattgcaaatcgacccaaaattttataatttttcaattttgccccaACTCTCCTCTTTCCACTATTCATCGTTTTCCTCCTCCCTCTCCACTGTTCCTCTTCCCCCTCCCGTCTGTTCAACCCGGCGAGTTCCCGTCCCATGGCCCCCATAAATTCGGCGAGTCAGCCAATTCCACGGGGTCACGGGAACGGAAGTCAAATCGAAGTGGACCAACTTACTGTCAGTGTCAAAGTGGACTAACTTATCGCCGATGTCGCCCCCCGACTCGACTTCCATGCCTAAAGACATAGCCTTCTCCGATATCAGCATTGATGCCGCGGacttcccattcttcttcttggcTGCAGCCTTCTTTCGGAACAAGCAGCAGAGCATAATGTAGCAGAGGACAAGCAGGATGGCAAGGAGAATTCATGCGGCTATGAGGATGATGTCCTTTGTGGTTAACTTCCGTTTCCGTGACCCCATGGAATTGGCTGGCTCGCCGGATCTCTGGGGACCATTGGACGGGAAGTCGCCGGGTCGAACAAAcaggagggggaggaggagcagTGGAGNNNNNNNNNNNNNNNNNNNNNNNNNNNNNNNNNNNNNNNNNNNNNNNNNNNNNNNNNNNNNNNNNNNNNNNNNNNNNNNNNNNNNNNNNNNNNNNNNNNNATTTATAAGTATATGAAACATTGAATTTGAACAATTTCATACATATCAACTAGTGCTTtcaattattgaaaaaatgttcaattttcaagaaatttaattatatacaaATGATATGGACATGTAACTAAAATACGTCGAATATGGCACAAGCAAAATATAATGTAAATTCATTGAACTGCATGAAATCGAAATGTCAATACAATGCGGAACTGAGGATTTGTAATTTCGCTTATATGACGCTTTTTCGTTTACGCACtccaacttttatatataattgattgattgataatTGATATTTTCATGTGTAGTccttgtaaatgaaaaaaatgcatcattaaattaaataatgaataatgTAGGGAAATTCATTAGtccttttttgggtaaatattCACAGTCGTTTTTAATtggatatataaatataaattatatattgcgctggtgggaaaaaaaaaaccaaaatattTATGCTCACAGTCCTTTCTCAGCTCCCAATTTCCATTTGCACAGTCGCTGTGGCAGCTCTCaattgcactctctctctctctctctctctctagagtAGATCTgatctgtctctctctctctctccccccaaGCTTCTTCTGCggctgctgttgctgctgaGAAATCTCAGCTTCCCCCCCACATGGCTCCAATCTCCAGCTTCCTTCTCCCATCACGGCAGCCACAGCCGCCTTCGCTCACTGCACCCACTCACCCCCTCTACTGACTGGGCCACCGTCGCGCCGTTCCACTTCCGCTGCTGTCAGTTCGCGGTGATGCTGCCGCGTCGCAGAAATTAACTGGTCTTCTGGTGGGgaaatgtgtcagagctgCTGAGCTCCGGATTTTGCGGAGGAAGATAAAAGAGTGGAGAGTGAGTGGCCgaggaggaaggaggaggaggagaatgaTGTCGAATGGAATAAACCTGGTGATGACGGTGATAGGGTTCGCGGTGAGCACGATGTTCATCGTGTTCGTCTGCACGCGCCTCATCTGCGCGAGGATTCAGCTCTCTGCCTCCCGCCGCTCTTTCCCTCTCGCCTCCCGATCTGATCTTAGCATTGTGAGTACCGACCCTTCCCTGCCCTCTAATCGGTTGCTAGTCAACCTGATCGGAATTCGTCGCAGAACTAAGGTGGTGCTCTTGGCATTGTAAATCCATGCCTTTGGCGAGCTAACTCCATCCCGGAAATCAGTCTCTGGGTCTCCATCCATAGCATTATTTAGATTAATTGAAGAATTTTGTTTGAAATTCTCTGCTTCCCGATCAAGTCCTGTCATTGGATTGATCACAAAGAAAGAGCCTTTCCTTTTGTGACTCATGCTTCGGTAATTTCTCACCCAAAAGGAAAGCTTTGCAATGATTtcaatttctctttttccttcgTTTTATTTCGCGGTTGGTGTCTGATGTAATTCATTTGGCTTTATTCGCTTCATCTCATTTAAATTCTGGGGAAATTTGAGCGTCCTGTCTGTTTACCCGACTGTTTGGTGGTTGTACTTGGGTCAGCTTAACCAAATCCTGCTTGTTTTGCTCATTCCTCTGTTTCCTTCTCCATCGCCTACCTAGTAATCTGGAACTTTTCGTTTGTTTTGCCATTTACGCCTGCTGTCGGAGTGTGGTCTTTCTTGTTTTGGTTCATTATTGGTCATCATGATTCATGTGGTGTTTCTTTCAGTATTTTGCTGTTTGCCTCTATGAGGATAGAGTGTTATTTGTCTTTGGAAGATTGTTACTGtttgttttcttgtttttccttttcttttcattttttccttttgttctgTTCCTGGGCTCTATCTATGATGATGGTGTTCTCGTTTACTTTGGCGTTTGTTCTTTcccatttcatttttcatcaCTAAACTGAACAATCAGCAGAAAGGAGAGGATTGTACTAATTTCCTGTCATTCAGGTCAAAATAGAGTCAATGAAGCTTCTGGCTTCAACAATATAGTTATGCTTTTCAGGGTATTCTGTTCTCAAGATGGTTATTGATCTTTCTTCATCCTGCTTTGCACGCAGCTAGAACGGGGTTTACATGGTCTAGAGCCTGTAGTAGTATCCAACTTCCCAACAAAAAAGTACAGTGACGAGTTCTTCTCTACCATTGATGATACTCAGTAAGTGCCTTGTTTGAATCTGAATACTTTTATTCTCGTTTGCATTCCCATTTCTTGCCCTTAATGATGtttgttctttttgttgttGAGAAAGTTGCTTTATTGGTTGTCAATGCTGTATGTCTTCAACAGTTAGTTCTGTTAAAGGAGACTTTTAGGGATGGAATGacatttttccttattttatttgtgaGAGGATGATGCCTCTATTATTCAAGTGCTTGTATCATTATGGAGATGCAAAACTATGGGACTTTCAGAACGTTGTACCTAGTGGTAATTGCTTGAAGTTTGTTTGGCAGGTGAtactttttcataaaattccaTATTGTTTCTTTTGGACACATCACACATCTTCTATAGAGTGACTTCATGCCACTTTGTAAAAGCTTATGAACTTTATTTCTTGAAGTTGAATGAGCAGCCATTAGAACTACCATGGCCATAATGAGGCTGCTATTGCCTCCGTCCTTTTATCCAcattaaaaatcaaaaggCTTGGTTGCTTATTTCATGGTGCTCCTGATGCGTATGGATCGTGAAGCAACTtaccaaaaagagaaaatacaaaaactGAAACAGATTTTGCATGTAAATACCTGCAAAGTGAGGCTGTGTATAAGATATGCTGTTGCTTAGATATGTAACTTTTTTCACGCATTTATATTCGGTGATTGGTCTTTTCTCGGTTTTATTCCTACAGTGTCCTGTGATTCTAAATGAAGTTAGACGTCTTTCTTCATGTACACCTCCTCCTCATAAAATTAGATGGTTTTCTTGGTAGAGTAGCCATTAGTGTATTATGTATACATCTCAATGACATCAACACAATCCCATATGCAGAACTTATTGCGGTCGATGCAATTCATCCAATCTCTGTGTAGTTTTTGTTGGTCTCCCAGTCCCAGTTGCAAGAAGTGCAATGTTTCTAGACccgccggggggggggggggggggggtgtttGTGGGGGGGGGTTTGTGGGGTGCGGGCGCGGTGGGgaggggggggagagagagaagcaaaTTTTGCAAGTGCACAAGTGGTGAATTTAGTTTAGTATTTTAGTGATTAGTTCTTAGCCTTCATTTACTAGGACAATACGGCGAGCATAATATGTGTTAGTGTGCCAGGTAATTGTATCTCAAATGATAAATTCCTTTTGGATGGACATGCATGTATCTGATTTCAGTAATTCACTTGAATAGGAATCTCTTTtccatatatatgatatatgattTGGTATTTGGGGTTCAGATGGTATGCCactttttgtaatttgaattttggctTATGTTCCCATCTCTATTGTCAAGTGGAAGATTGCCAGCTTATCTTGGCAGTCTCTTTATCGTTCATCCTCCAAGTTGTTCTTGCCTGCTTAAGCTTACAAAAATAGGATGAGGGCTGGACCGCACTATGACACCGATTTCATCCACCATCATTGAAAATATTCTGcatatgatttttcttttcttctgcaTTGATTGTTCTGAACATGGTGACTTTTTATTACATGGGCCATATTATCTTCTAAGCTCTTGTGGAAGATCAAGTAATTGTTAATGTACAGAAGTTAGTTGGCAGATGTAGTACTCTTGTGTGAATTTTGAGGGAGTTATAACAAGTTTCTTCTTGCTGACAACAGAGTGAAGATGCTTTAggctccgtttggattcacagtgcattaattttaactttaactttaattttaactcaacacactacacaacaaaaatacacatttcccaattcaaaaattttaactttaactttaactcaacacactacaaaacaaaaacacacgtttcccaagtcaaatttataatcacatctcatttgtcattttccacaatcaaaatcaaaatcaaaatcaaaataactttaactttaaattCAAACGGCCCTTAAAACCTTGACCTTATTAGGGAGTTAAAGGACCAGAACTGTTTATGGCATTTTCCCAATACATCCCCCTGTCCTTTCAGCATTTGCTAGAATATGCTAGAGCTTCTTTCTGTTCGTACAATCAATAGTTCTACCTCTGACCACTGTCATTATCTCTTCTAGATGCACAGTTTGCCTCGCGGAATACCACCATGAAGACATGCTGCGGATCCTTCCCAATTGCGGGCACTCCTTCCATGCAAACTGCATAGACATATGGCTCCAGCAGCACTCAACTTGTCCCGTCTGCAGGATCTCACTACGTGAATTCTCAGAAAAGAGGCGAATTATGCAGCCCTTATTCAGTTCGGCTCTCCGATCTCACCGTGGGCCTGGGCCCTTCCTTGTGCACTCCCCAAATTGTGTCTATGCTGGTCAGAGCTTCCAGTCACGAACGGTTGGCTGGCATCATGCATGCCCCATCCAAGAAGATAACCATGGTCCTGATAGCATCGCTACAGAAGCTCGGGAGAGCATTCCCACTGCGAATGATGATCAAAGTCAGCTCTCAGGAAACAAAGTGGACCGGCATTTGGAGAGCCCATCAAATGGACAGGTATCTTGAAATTGAAGAAAGCAGGTTTTTTCTCGAGCTTGTCATTGTATAGAGCTTGACATGGTTGGTTCGGTCTAAATTACATTTGTATTTGGTGTCAGTATTCATTTGCGTCTTTTCCTCTTGCAGTTCCCTACTGTAAATAGTTCTTATGTGGGCAGTTTTGCTAGTTCATCAGTTGTAGTAGACCTTACGATCCTTAGCTTGAAAAGATTGCTGAAGCAGTTAgttgatctctctctctctccctttctgTGAAAATCTCTCCCTGGCTCCAACGATGGGAAAGAAACAGATAATGGCGTGCCTATACTGTCGATCACAGTAAAAGATTCCGATAGGGACTCGATCACAGTAAAAGATTCCGATAGGGTTCTGTAGCAGAAATTGATCGGGGAATCCTCTATTGGTTTCGGATCAGTGCGTGGGCCTCGCAGCATCCTTTCTCACTGACAAAAGGAGCCCggctttttctctcttttcctgTTTGTGTTTTGGGCAACTTTGCTGTTCTTTGAAATAGCTTTGGGGATGCTTCTGTTCTGTTGCTCTTCGTAATTACGCTTCCGTTTTATTTCCTTTACGATTTTTTGTTGAAGAAAGTTGATCGAATTCTTCAGCTTTCCCTAGGAAAAGGGAGGTGACAAGACACGACTAACAATACAAGATAGGCGCATCAGATCCTGATAAAACCAACATTGGCCGACTTCCATCGTCCTTTCTCAAATTCTTTTGTCGATTCTTGAATGCTTATTTGGTCACTCCAAGCAACTGTTCTTTGTTTTTCTGCCAGTCGTTAGATCTAATTTCGTGGTGTGACGTGTAAACGCCAAGGCACACTAAACGATTCCATGGAGGGAATGGTTAAATTATCTGTCTCTCTTTTCTTGGGCACGAAGAGTGCTTTGGATTCGGACGGTTGATTGAAAGATGGTAAATGGTTTAGCTTTCGAAAAGCCAATGGAACAGGGTTTTTTGTGCAGtccaggttttttttttttaatcaagtATAGATCAAGACTCGAAAACTAACCGAAAAGAAATGATTTTCACAGTTCACTAGGGTCCCGTTTTAATAGCTTATCGAACCCGAGGGTTGAGCTGGAGTTTGGTCCGGTTCCTCCCGTTCGACTCCTGCTTTTACGAGTTCTTTGCCCACTCAGGTGGGTGGGCGTCTGTCGTGCTTTGTTCAGATTTTGATAAGATCCGGAACCTTAAGCCAATCGGGCTTGAAGAAATAGAATTGAAAGAAATGATTCGTGGGAGGATGCAGAAACATGTGAgcttatatatgtattgtcTTCTACATGAAACAAGTTCATTCAGCTCGGATGGCTGATCCGGAAACAAAACATCTGTATTCACTTCATTTAATGCAGTGTCCTACATTAATCCTCTTCCAACCACAGCATTGAGTCGACAATGAGGGATCGCTGCCCGAGTGTGATTCTTGACTGCCTTCGGTTGTATATATGTTACATTACAAGACCCTACTAAGTTCTCAGAAGATGAAGGCATGGCTAGTGATCGCCTATATGATATGATGCAGAAGATAGAACTACCTTCGAATGGCATAGCCGTACAGTACAGGACGGGGGAAAAATCCAGCAACTAGGATCCTGCTCCTGAACTACTACGCAAATGTAGAACGAATACACCTGTTCACGTAACCGGTGCCGCGCATTGACCTTATATGGGGTCTGCGAATTGTAGGGTATGCACTGACTTACTTGGCTGAGCTTCCACCCGCAATACGGCCGTTAAACGGTTGCGTGTGACACCCCCAGCTGCACAGTCGCACAGTATCATGCTTGAGTATCATCCACCTGCAGATGATCCTGGAGGTGATCCCGTATACAAGCTTTCTGGAGATGGTTGGCAAGAGGTTGCCTCAACAAATGGTTGGCATGAATATTATCGAATCGACTGTTGGGCAGTGTTTGATCCAATCAGAGGCATGTGAAGCTTCTTGATCGATTAAAGAATTCATGCAATTAGACCCAAACTCAATGTGATTCTATTCACTTGCTACAATAAAAAGATATGAAAGTTCGATTTCCATGTGCGGAACAGTATTTCCATGTGGAGCATTTTGCCTGAATAAAATTCTGGTTGACAGCTTCCTTTGGAGTTTGGGTAGAATCGTAGATCATGGTCAATTGAAGTGAATTACCATTAAAATTACAACTAATCGAGCTCTTATATTACTTATAAATAATCATAGTTACTACCGCAAAATCGGCCGAATAGATTATTTCCCTTTTCAGAAATAAAGATGGATAATAAGAACGATGTTATCCTGCCTGCCTTACTGAGGGGCTAATTTCGATAACCCATCAACATGA from Punica granatum isolate Tunisia-2019 chromosome 2, ASM765513v2, whole genome shotgun sequence includes the following:
- the LOC116197059 gene encoding RING-H2 finger protein ATL38-like: MMSNGINLVMTVIGFAVSTMFIVFVCTRLICARIQLSASRRSFPLASRSDLSILERGLHGLEPVVVSNFPTKKYSDEFFSTIDDTQCTVCLAEYHHEDMLRILPNCGHSFHANCIDIWLQQHSTCPVCRISLREFSEKRRIMQPLFSSALRSHRGPGPFLVHSPNCVYAGQSFQSRTVGWHHACPIQEDNHGPDSIATEARESIPTANDDQSQLSGNKVDRHLESPSNGQVS